In Chitinibacter sp. SCUT-21, a single genomic region encodes these proteins:
- the secD gene encoding protein translocase subunit SecD, whose amino-acid sequence MNRYPLWKYILLVVTLVVATLYTLPNFFGESPAVQVSSARVTVKVTEAMVAQATQIATAAGVKPIDGYFEAGSVKLRFKDTDSQIKAKDAIQAALGSDYMTALNLVSDTPTWLTKLGAKPMVLGLDLRGGVHFLLEVDMKAAVDKALEKTAGDIRRELKAKKVRYGKINKERDRVEVQLRDEETLAAATRALRDTLGNLKVESINTDGNIKLVVTYPEAALLQLKTDAVQQNITTLHNRVNELGVAEPVIQQQGEGRIVVQLPGVQDTAKAKDILGRTATLEVRLVEDDQAKLQEALDGNIPAGFELMSERHSSGKNVPILVRKEVELTGENINDAQAGFDDQNAPAVHLSLDSTGASIFKDLTRENVNKRIAMILVEKGKGEVVTAPVVRGEIGGGRVQISGSMGTAEANDTALLLRAGSLAAPMDIVEERTIGPSLGKENISKGFNSTLYGFAAIAIFMMIYYRVFGVVSTVALGANLLFLIALLSLLGVTLTLPGIAAIALTLGMAIDSNVLINERVREELIDGASPHMAIQNGYKHAFDTILDSNITTLIAGLALLIFGSGAVRGFAWVHCLGIMTSMFSAVFVSRALINLIYGRRRNLTTLSV is encoded by the coding sequence ATGAATCGCTATCCGCTCTGGAAGTACATCCTTCTAGTGGTCACACTCGTTGTCGCCACGCTCTACACGCTACCTAATTTTTTTGGCGAAAGCCCCGCAGTTCAAGTTTCTAGTGCTCGTGTTACGGTCAAAGTAACCGAAGCGATGGTTGCACAAGCAACACAAATTGCAACTGCAGCCGGTGTTAAACCGATCGATGGCTACTTTGAAGCAGGATCAGTGAAACTGCGTTTTAAAGACACCGACAGCCAAATTAAAGCCAAGGATGCCATCCAAGCCGCTCTGGGTAGCGACTACATGACTGCGCTCAATCTGGTATCAGACACCCCAACCTGGCTCACCAAACTTGGCGCCAAACCAATGGTATTGGGTCTGGACTTGCGTGGCGGCGTTCACTTCTTGCTCGAAGTAGACATGAAAGCAGCAGTGGATAAAGCCCTGGAAAAAACCGCTGGCGATATTCGTCGTGAATTAAAAGCGAAAAAAGTTCGCTACGGTAAAATCAATAAAGAACGTGATCGCGTAGAAGTTCAGCTACGTGACGAAGAAACATTGGCAGCAGCAACCCGTGCGCTGCGTGACACTTTGGGCAATTTAAAAGTCGAAAGTATTAACACAGATGGCAATATCAAATTAGTTGTCACATACCCTGAAGCTGCTTTGCTGCAATTAAAAACTGATGCAGTTCAGCAAAATATCACGACACTACATAACCGCGTGAATGAACTGGGCGTGGCCGAACCTGTGATTCAACAACAAGGTGAAGGCCGCATTGTAGTGCAGTTACCAGGCGTGCAAGACACCGCCAAAGCCAAAGACATCTTGGGTCGTACTGCGACATTGGAAGTTCGCTTAGTTGAGGACGATCAAGCGAAGTTGCAAGAAGCACTCGATGGTAATATCCCAGCCGGCTTTGAATTAATGAGCGAGCGTCACAGCTCAGGTAAAAACGTACCGATTTTAGTACGTAAAGAAGTTGAATTAACTGGCGAGAACATCAACGACGCGCAAGCGGGTTTTGACGATCAAAACGCACCAGCCGTTCATTTATCGCTCGACTCAACCGGAGCTTCAATCTTTAAAGATCTAACGCGTGAAAACGTGAACAAACGCATCGCGATGATCTTGGTTGAAAAAGGCAAAGGTGAAGTAGTAACGGCTCCTGTCGTACGTGGCGAAATTGGCGGTGGCCGAGTTCAGATCTCTGGCTCTATGGGCACCGCAGAAGCGAATGACACCGCATTGCTACTACGTGCTGGTTCATTGGCTGCACCGATGGACATCGTTGAAGAGCGCACGATTGGCCCATCATTGGGTAAAGAAAACATCAGCAAAGGTTTTAATTCGACGCTGTATGGCTTTGCCGCAATCGCGATCTTTATGATGATCTACTACCGCGTTTTCGGTGTTGTTTCGACCGTTGCGCTGGGTGCAAACTTGTTATTCCTAATCGCATTACTTTCACTACTTGGCGTAACCCTAACATTGCCAGGTATTGCAGCAATTGCCCTAACACTGGGTATGGCGATTGACTCCAACGTATTGATTAATGAACGCGTTCGCGAGGAGTTAATCGACGGTGCCAGCCCACATATGGCAATCCAAAACGGCTACAAGCATGCCTTCGATACGATTTTGGATTCAAACATCACCACGCTGATTGCAGGTTTGGCGCTGTTGATTTTCGGTTCGGGTGCCGTGCGTGGTTTTGCATGGGTGCACTGCCTAGGCATTATGACGTCGATGTTCAGCGCGGTATTTGTATCACGTGCGTTGATTAATCTAATTTATGGCCGCCGTCGCAACTTGACCACGCTGTCAGTGTAA
- a CDS encoding DUF58 domain-containing protein produces the protein MMSLPLAIQARYQRWIAERHPPESGRLRVRHQRLYIVPSLYGFGFALIALTMLVGALNYQVSLGFFFAFLLIGIAHAILLRTYANLLGVHISCGSAVSVFAGENIYFPLTLHNDKKQSRFGLTLSSELSPNAVMCDIAGLDHVIVQLPVITRQRGRLKIPRLTLKSTAPIGFFRCWTYLQFDYQALVYPQPESDPPPFPEQGLLSDGKKMTHSGNDDFVGLREFQRGDALHDIAWKQSARTEQILIRQHQSPIGATLWLNFDEISHLGTEAKLSRLCAWILQAEAANRPYGLALPTQKIAPNVGGDHLHRCLRALAEHP, from the coding sequence ATGATGTCGCTCCCACTCGCCATACAAGCCCGTTATCAACGATGGATTGCGGAACGCCACCCTCCCGAATCAGGGCGGTTACGGGTACGCCATCAGCGGCTGTATATTGTTCCCAGCTTGTATGGCTTCGGCTTTGCCCTGATAGCGCTCACGATGTTAGTTGGCGCGCTTAATTATCAGGTGAGCTTGGGCTTTTTCTTTGCCTTTTTACTAATAGGCATTGCACACGCTATCTTACTGCGCACTTATGCCAATTTACTGGGCGTACACATTAGTTGCGGTAGTGCTGTTTCAGTTTTTGCGGGCGAAAATATTTATTTTCCCCTCACCTTGCATAACGATAAAAAACAAAGCCGCTTTGGACTCACCTTAAGCAGTGAGTTAAGCCCCAACGCAGTAATGTGTGACATTGCAGGCTTAGATCATGTCATTGTTCAACTTCCGGTGATCACACGGCAGCGAGGCCGATTAAAAATACCGCGGCTAACTTTAAAAAGCACCGCGCCAATCGGTTTTTTTCGTTGCTGGACCTATCTGCAGTTTGACTATCAGGCCTTGGTTTATCCGCAGCCCGAATCTGACCCGCCACCTTTTCCAGAGCAAGGTTTGTTAAGTGACGGCAAAAAAATGACTCACAGCGGCAACGATGATTTTGTGGGGCTCAGAGAATTTCAGCGCGGTGATGCTTTACACGATATTGCATGGAAACAAAGCGCCCGCACCGAGCAGATTTTAATTCGCCAACACCAGTCTCCGATTGGGGCGACTTTATGGCTTAATTTCGACGAAATTAGCCATTTAGGTACAGAAGCCAAATTATCTCGCCTATGTGCTTGGATTTTACAGGCTGAAGCCGCTAACCGCCCCTACGGACTGGCGTTGCCAACACAAAAAATCGCGCCCAATGTAGGGGGAGATCACCTTCATCGCTGCCTAAGAGCACTGGCAGAGCACCCATAA
- a CDS encoding DedA family protein, which translates to MEFNFIDLFLHLDVYLAQLVQNYGVWIYAILFAVIFCETGLVVTPFLPGDSLLFVAGMLSASGAMNVHFLAFLLFIAAVLGDAVNYTIGRYFGHKLFANKDSKIFRQEYLTKTHSFFEKYGGKTIIIARFIPIVRTFAPFVAGMAEMTYSKFAAYNVIGAAVWVGSLTYAGYLLGGISFIQKNLTAIILGIIFLSILPGIIEIAKHKLAKAK; encoded by the coding sequence ATGGAATTCAATTTCATCGATCTGTTTTTACACCTGGACGTTTATCTAGCCCAGCTGGTACAAAATTATGGGGTTTGGATCTACGCCATTTTGTTTGCCGTTATTTTCTGCGAAACAGGCTTGGTTGTTACCCCTTTCCTACCTGGCGACTCCTTGCTATTTGTTGCGGGCATGCTCTCGGCCAGTGGCGCGATGAATGTCCACTTTTTAGCTTTCTTGCTATTTATCGCCGCAGTGTTAGGCGATGCAGTGAACTACACGATTGGCCGCTATTTTGGGCATAAATTGTTTGCCAACAAAGATTCAAAAATATTTCGTCAAGAATACCTCACCAAAACGCATAGCTTTTTTGAAAAATATGGTGGCAAAACCATTATCATCGCTCGCTTCATTCCTATCGTTCGCACCTTTGCACCGTTTGTAGCCGGCATGGCCGAAATGACATATAGCAAATTTGCTGCCTATAACGTGATTGGCGCCGCTGTTTGGGTGGGCTCCCTCACTTATGCTGGCTACCTGCTTGGTGGTATTAGCTTCATTCAAAAAAATCTCACGGCTATTATTTTGGGCATAATTTTCTTATCAATTTTGCCGGGCATCATTGAAATTGCAAAACACAAATTGGCCAAGGCGAAGTAA
- a CDS encoding histone deacetylase family protein, protein MYGASGATALIGHSACSLHEMGKGHPECPERIAAIQDRLMASGIWDYLLHTNAHAATREQLLRVHPEEYLDKLALMSPASGHVHLEPDTAMNPYSLNAAYYAAGAGVQAVDMVMTGKAQNAFCLVRPPGHHAERERGMGFCFFNNIAVAARHAIAEYGLERVAIVDFDVHHGNGTEDAFYDEPKVLMVSIFQHPFFPYSGDVPKGANMLNVAMPRASRGAEFREVVTEKWLPALHDFSPQLLLISAGFDAHLEDDMGSMGLVEADYAWVTKQLMKVADQYCQKRIVSLLEGGYDLSSLARSVTEHIKVLADV, encoded by the coding sequence TTGTACGGTGCTAGCGGTGCAACTGCATTAATTGGACATTCTGCGTGTAGTCTGCATGAAATGGGGAAGGGGCATCCAGAGTGCCCAGAGCGTATTGCTGCGATACAAGATCGCCTGATGGCTTCGGGCATCTGGGATTATTTATTGCACACAAATGCTCATGCTGCCACGCGTGAGCAGCTATTACGTGTTCACCCTGAAGAATACTTGGATAAATTGGCATTAATGTCGCCAGCCTCAGGTCATGTGCATTTAGAACCTGATACCGCGATGAATCCCTATTCACTCAATGCCGCCTACTATGCGGCTGGGGCCGGGGTGCAGGCGGTAGATATGGTGATGACGGGTAAAGCGCAAAATGCATTTTGCCTCGTGCGCCCGCCGGGGCACCATGCAGAGCGTGAACGTGGCATGGGTTTTTGCTTTTTCAATAATATTGCCGTGGCTGCGCGGCATGCGATTGCGGAATATGGTTTGGAACGTGTCGCGATTGTTGATTTTGATGTGCACCATGGCAATGGCACCGAAGACGCATTTTACGATGAGCCCAAGGTGCTGATGGTCAGCATCTTTCAACATCCCTTTTTTCCCTATAGTGGCGATGTACCAAAAGGGGCGAATATGCTCAATGTTGCCATGCCTCGGGCTAGCCGTGGCGCTGAGTTTCGCGAGGTGGTAACGGAAAAATGGCTGCCTGCTTTGCATGATTTTTCGCCGCAATTGCTACTAATTTCAGCGGGCTTTGACGCGCATTTAGAAGACGATATGGGTTCAATGGGCTTGGTTGAGGCAGATTATGCTTGGGTGACGAAACAATTGATGAAAGTTGCTGATCAGTATTGCCAAAAACGCATCGTGTCGTTATTGGAAGGCGGCTATGATTTATCGTCCTTGGCACGCAGCGTTACCGAACACATCAAAGTGCTGGCCGATGTTTAA
- the yajC gene encoding preprotein translocase subunit YajC — translation MFITPAFASAAPAEPNTLMSFLPMIVIFVIFWFLMIRPQQKKAKEHQAMLSALVKGDEVTTSGGLVGRIAKLSDQFVTLEVADGVEIVIQRAAIGQRLEKGTLKSNK, via the coding sequence ATGTTTATCACTCCAGCCTTCGCATCAGCGGCTCCTGCTGAACCAAATACCTTGATGTCGTTCTTGCCAATGATCGTGATTTTCGTGATTTTTTGGTTCTTAATGATTCGCCCACAACAGAAAAAAGCGAAAGAACATCAAGCGATGCTGTCTGCTCTGGTTAAAGGCGACGAAGTCACAACTAGTGGTGGTCTTGTTGGCCGTATCGCAAAATTGAGCGATCAATTTGTCACACTTGAAGTGGCAGATGGTGTTGAAATCGTGATCCAGCGCGCCGCTATTGGCCAGCGCCTGGAAAAAGGCACTTTGAAGTCAAATAAATAA
- the bioC gene encoding malonyl-ACP O-methyltransferase BioC: MSIEQFHTQKAAIRASFDKAARSYDAAAVLQREVVDRMLERLELIRITPQRILDAGSGTGYAIPLLQQRFSDAQLVELDLAMSMLQVSREKQLGSGIKKLIKQISQRNPAQTCGDLEHLPFADNSLDIIWSSLALQWCNTPDAAFAEFARVLKPGGLVMFATLGPDTLKELRTAFAGIDGHEHVNHFIDMHDLGDALVQHGFATPVMDMEYITMTYQDAKSVMQDLKGIGAHNNMLGRRQGMLGKAAWQKVQAQYEVLRSNGKLPCTYEVVYGHAWKNDKPRTQGVRADGSQIIEFRPRA, encoded by the coding sequence ATGAGTATTGAGCAGTTTCACACGCAAAAAGCCGCTATTCGCGCCTCATTCGACAAAGCAGCGCGCAGTTATGATGCCGCGGCAGTTTTGCAGCGCGAAGTGGTCGATCGTATGCTTGAGCGTTTAGAGCTTATTCGTATTACGCCACAGCGTATCCTCGATGCCGGTAGCGGTACAGGCTATGCCATTCCACTTTTGCAGCAGCGATTTAGTGACGCTCAGTTAGTCGAACTCGACCTTGCGATGAGTATGCTGCAAGTTTCGCGCGAAAAGCAGCTTGGCTCAGGGATTAAAAAACTCATCAAACAAATCAGCCAGCGCAACCCAGCTCAAACCTGCGGCGATCTGGAGCATTTACCATTTGCGGATAACTCGCTTGATATCATCTGGTCTAGCCTTGCGCTGCAATGGTGCAATACGCCCGACGCTGCTTTTGCAGAATTTGCTCGGGTGCTCAAACCGGGCGGTTTGGTGATGTTTGCCACCTTGGGCCCTGACACTCTCAAAGAGCTGCGCACCGCTTTTGCTGGTATTGATGGCCACGAACATGTTAATCACTTTATCGATATGCACGATTTGGGCGATGCTTTGGTCCAGCATGGCTTTGCCACACCGGTGATGGACATGGAATACATCACCATGACGTATCAAGATGCCAAATCGGTTATGCAAGACCTAAAAGGCATCGGCGCTCACAACAATATGCTTGGCCGTCGCCAGGGCATGCTTGGCAAAGCCGCTTGGCAAAAAGTGCAAGCGCAATATGAAGTGCTCCGCAGTAATGGCAAACTGCCTTGCACCTACGAAGTGGTTTATGGACATGCCTGGAAAAACGACAAACCACGCACCCAAGGCGTACGCGCGGATGGCAGTCAAATCATTGAATTTCGTCCTAGAGCCTAA
- a CDS encoding DUF3488 and transglutaminase-like domain-containing protein has product MNKTPSRVLHSQEQQQLGIALAICSLPHLLQQPVWLATSLGLILLILSRLSAETRLRLPRYTHWILSIIVGAMVFQAYQTLVGREGGVAILMALCIVKLIETRTLRDARALVLLMFLLTGVAFLHGQEPWQAAYSLLATGSILFTAHRIELGILPNSINTKATSRIILEGIPIALLLFVLFPRLPAPLWALPDANSAKSGLPGDQMTPGSIGNMIQDESVAFRVQFKNATPAKSAMYWRGPVFEDFDGVRWLPAFAQEATQQNPIALAAQFSNVPTITGEGPTYKYAITLEPHQRNWILALDLPTDLPPNSTLSNRLQIISQQVISERRRFDLSAQTQWTTENDAPRQIARSLKLPENLNPQSHALVAQWSNLNPEQKINKALQWLATGDYSYTLTPPVLSSRHRVDEFLFQHKQGFCEHYASAFTYLMRAAGIPARIVTGYQGATRNGDYWLVRQADAHAWTEVWLADQGWQRIDPTSVVSPTRVNNGIANSVNATELPFMLRQDSAWLRNLRLKADVLINGWNQWVVGYDDKRQNDLLKKLGIEHFLSTAFLLWLIGGFIVLLGGFAAWLLYRNRPPRPDKASRLYRRFCSKLNALERAPSETPSDFAHRASLHYPAQAGHIQQITALYLQSRYAQDEQALMQLALEVKRFALTLSE; this is encoded by the coding sequence ATGAACAAAACGCCCAGCCGTGTCTTACATAGCCAAGAGCAACAACAACTCGGCATCGCGCTAGCGATCTGCAGCCTACCCCACCTTTTGCAACAACCTGTTTGGCTGGCTACCAGCCTCGGGCTGATTTTACTAATTCTAAGTCGCCTAAGCGCCGAAACACGGCTACGGCTACCGCGCTATACCCATTGGATACTGAGCATTATTGTCGGCGCCATGGTTTTTCAGGCTTATCAGACCTTGGTCGGCCGTGAAGGTGGCGTCGCCATTTTAATGGCGCTATGCATCGTCAAATTGATTGAGACTCGCACGCTGCGCGATGCGCGCGCACTGGTTCTGCTGATGTTTTTATTGACTGGCGTCGCATTTTTACATGGCCAAGAACCGTGGCAAGCAGCCTATTCCTTACTCGCCACGGGCAGCATTCTTTTTACTGCGCATCGCATTGAACTCGGCATACTCCCAAATAGTATCAACACCAAAGCTACATCTAGAATAATCTTAGAAGGCATACCCATTGCCTTATTACTGTTTGTACTATTTCCACGCCTACCTGCCCCGCTCTGGGCCTTACCTGACGCCAATAGCGCCAAAAGCGGACTACCCGGCGATCAAATGACACCAGGCAGTATTGGCAATATGATTCAAGACGAAAGTGTCGCCTTTCGCGTGCAGTTTAAAAACGCAACGCCCGCCAAATCTGCCATGTATTGGCGCGGCCCTGTTTTTGAAGATTTTGATGGTGTGCGTTGGTTGCCAGCTTTTGCACAAGAAGCCACGCAACAAAACCCGATTGCCTTAGCCGCCCAATTTAGCAATGTACCTACTATCACCGGCGAAGGCCCCACCTACAAATACGCCATTACACTCGAACCGCATCAAAGAAATTGGATTTTAGCGCTCGACTTGCCCACGGATTTGCCGCCAAACAGCACATTAAGCAACCGCTTACAAATCATCAGTCAGCAAGTAATTAGCGAACGTCGGCGCTTTGACTTAAGCGCACAAACGCAATGGACGACAGAAAACGATGCGCCCCGCCAAATAGCTCGCAGCCTAAAACTACCTGAAAATCTGAACCCACAAAGCCACGCTTTAGTTGCACAGTGGTCGAATCTAAATCCAGAACAAAAAATTAATAAAGCGCTGCAATGGCTCGCCACAGGAGACTACAGTTACACACTGACCCCGCCCGTACTGAGCAGCAGACATCGCGTGGATGAATTTTTATTCCAACACAAACAAGGTTTTTGTGAGCATTACGCCAGTGCATTTACTTATTTAATGCGAGCAGCAGGTATTCCGGCTCGCATCGTAACTGGCTACCAAGGAGCAACCCGGAATGGCGACTATTGGCTGGTGCGCCAAGCGGACGCTCATGCTTGGACTGAGGTCTGGCTAGCAGATCAAGGCTGGCAACGGATTGACCCTACCTCAGTTGTATCACCAACTCGCGTGAACAACGGCATTGCCAATAGCGTTAATGCCACGGAATTACCGTTTATGTTACGCCAAGACAGTGCCTGGCTACGCAATTTACGCCTCAAAGCGGATGTCTTGATCAATGGCTGGAATCAATGGGTAGTTGGCTACGACGATAAGCGACAAAACGATTTACTTAAAAAACTAGGTATCGAGCACTTTTTATCCACCGCTTTCTTACTCTGGCTGATCGGTGGATTTATTGTGCTATTAGGTGGATTTGCAGCATGGTTGCTATATCGCAATCGGCCACCGCGTCCCGACAAGGCAAGCCGGCTATATCGCCGTTTTTGCAGCAAACTCAACGCACTTGAACGAGCCCCCAGTGAAACGCCCTCGGATTTTGCCCATCGAGCCAGTCTGCACTACCCTGCGCAAGCAGGGCACATCCAACAAATCACCGCACTCTATCTGCAGTCGCGTTATGCACAAGATGAACAAGCTTTAATGCAACTGGCACTTGAAGTGAAGCGATTTGCGCTCACCTTAAGCGAGTGA
- a CDS encoding C40 family peptidase, which translates to MFKRIFLLLLFFILAGCISTQPKPSKPSKPIPTKPSISKIQVDGDAREVIMVALGLLDTGYQFGGSNPEAGLDCSGLVQYVYKNALQVDLPRSAAEMANATRHVDKSDLRPGDLVFFNTLGRPFSHVGIYMGDGNFIHAPSSKGRVRIESMNNSYFAPRFEGARTLLVSR; encoded by the coding sequence ATGTTTAAGCGTATTTTTCTATTACTGCTGTTTTTTATTTTAGCTGGCTGTATCAGTACGCAACCTAAACCCAGTAAGCCCTCTAAGCCTATACCCACCAAGCCCAGCATCAGCAAGATTCAAGTAGATGGTGATGCGCGTGAAGTCATTATGGTGGCGCTGGGTTTATTGGACACGGGTTACCAGTTTGGTGGCAGTAATCCTGAGGCTGGGCTCGATTGCAGTGGTTTAGTCCAATACGTGTATAAAAATGCACTGCAGGTCGATCTGCCGCGTTCAGCGGCCGAGATGGCCAATGCCACGCGTCATGTTGATAAAAGCGATTTACGGCCCGGCGATTTGGTGTTTTTTAACACGCTTGGCCGGCCATTTTCGCATGTAGGTATTTACATGGGGGATGGCAACTTTATTCACGCACCGTCAAGTAAGGGGCGGGTACGCATCGAGTCGATGAATAATAGTTATTTTGCCCCGCGTTTTGAGGGTGCACGCACTTTGCTCGTTTCGCGCTAA
- the secF gene encoding protein translocase subunit SecF: MEFFRVKRDIPFMSYGKLTTAISLGTFILAVFFLITKGLNFGVEFTGGTVMELRYQQSVEINQVRHGVESLKYGEVQVQSLGTTKDVMVRIPNIQGKTSAQLSNEVLDSLKKERADVEMRKVEFIGPSVGDELFTHGLTALALVCVGIIAYLMVRFEWRFAVSAIIANMHDVVIILGVFALFQWEFSLTVLAGILAVLGYSVNESVVVFDRIRENFRKPTLRGKTVPEVIDNAITATMSRTIITHGSTEAMVLAMLLFGGAALHGFAMALTIGIVFGIYSSVLVASPLLLMFGVTRDSMIKPEKIKEEAVV; encoded by the coding sequence ATCGAATTTTTCCGAGTAAAACGCGATATCCCGTTTATGAGCTACGGCAAGCTCACCACGGCGATCTCGTTGGGTACTTTTATTTTGGCTGTCTTCTTCCTGATCACCAAAGGGCTGAACTTTGGTGTTGAATTTACCGGTGGTACGGTAATGGAATTGCGCTACCAGCAATCGGTGGAAATCAACCAAGTTCGCCACGGCGTTGAGAGCCTGAAATATGGTGAAGTGCAAGTACAATCTTTGGGCACCACCAAAGACGTGATGGTTCGCATTCCAAATATTCAAGGCAAAACCAGCGCGCAGTTGTCAAACGAAGTTTTAGACTCGTTGAAAAAAGAACGTGCTGACGTTGAAATGCGCAAAGTGGAGTTTATCGGCCCATCAGTCGGTGACGAATTGTTTACACACGGTTTAACGGCTTTGGCCTTGGTGTGTGTGGGCATTATTGCCTACCTGATGGTTCGCTTTGAATGGCGTTTTGCCGTGTCGGCCATCATTGCCAATATGCATGACGTGGTGATCATCTTGGGCGTGTTTGCGCTGTTCCAGTGGGAATTTAGTTTGACCGTACTGGCGGGCATCTTGGCGGTATTGGGTTACTCGGTGAATGAGTCAGTGGTTGTGTTTGACCGTATTCGTGAGAACTTCCGCAAACCGACTCTGCGCGGAAAAACGGTGCCTGAAGTCATCGACAACGCAATTACCGCCACAATGAGCCGTACTATTATTACCCACGGCTCAACCGAAGCGATGGTTTTGGCCATGCTGTTATTTGGTGGTGCTGCGCTGCACGGTTTTGCTATGGCGCTGACGATTGGTATCGTGTTTGGTATCTACTCATCAGTTTTGGTTGCCTCACCGCTGTTGCTGATGTTTGGCGTAACGCGTGATAGCATGATCAAACCAGAAAAAATTAAAGAAGAAGCAGTCGTTTAA
- a CDS encoding MoxR family ATPase — protein sequence MTHQSRELLQLLHHAERQLNDIILGKNSVIRLALICILARGHLLLEDVPGVGKTTLAHALATVLGLKFARVQFTSDLLPADLLGVSVYERNAEAFRFHPGPIFTQVLLADEINRATPKTQSALLEAMAEQQVTIDGETNALPNPFFVIATQNPQAQIGTFELPESQLDRFLLRLELGYPDAKAERALLQGTSRKDVLAQLNAIISPAQLQAVQQDISSIKLAEPLLDYIQALIGATREDQRFSCGLSPRAALGLVQACKASAWLDSRSMVIPEDVQSVFPSLAGHRLILRQSGRSDPLLAEQLMRGVAIP from the coding sequence ATGACACATCAAAGTCGTGAATTATTGCAACTGCTACACCACGCTGAGCGCCAACTCAATGACATCATTCTTGGCAAAAACTCGGTAATCCGGCTTGCCCTGATCTGTATTTTGGCTCGCGGGCATTTATTACTAGAAGATGTGCCTGGCGTCGGCAAAACCACGCTAGCTCATGCTCTCGCTACGGTTTTGGGGCTCAAATTTGCACGGGTTCAATTTACTAGCGATCTACTACCCGCCGATTTACTGGGTGTTTCGGTTTATGAGCGCAACGCCGAAGCATTTCGTTTTCATCCCGGCCCCATCTTTACCCAAGTGCTGCTGGCAGACGAAATTAATCGCGCCACCCCCAAAACACAATCGGCCTTGCTTGAAGCCATGGCCGAGCAACAAGTAACGATTGACGGTGAAACTAACGCGCTACCCAATCCCTTTTTTGTCATTGCCACCCAAAACCCACAAGCGCAAATTGGCACATTTGAATTGCCTGAATCACAATTAGATCGCTTTTTACTCCGACTAGAGTTGGGATACCCAGATGCCAAAGCTGAGCGGGCACTATTACAAGGCACTAGCCGCAAAGACGTACTCGCGCAATTAAATGCCATTATTTCACCCGCACAATTACAAGCTGTGCAGCAAGATATTTCGTCGATCAAACTGGCTGAGCCACTGCTGGACTACATACAGGCACTGATTGGCGCAACACGCGAAGATCAACGCTTTAGTTGCGGCCTATCGCCACGCGCAGCACTTGGCCTAGTACAAGCTTGTAAAGCGAGTGCATGGCTAGATAGTCGCAGCATGGTCATTCCAGAAGATGTGCAAAGTGTTTTTCCGTCCCTTGCAGGACACCGCCTGATTTTGCGCCAGAGTGGTCGCTCTGACCCCCTCTTGGCCGAGCAATTAATGCGTGGCGTGGCAATTCCCTAG
- the bioD gene encoding dethiobiotin synthase codes for MPIAPRYFITGTDTEVGKSIATAQLLRCLNKNNIRAVGMKPAASGCIQHGDILINDDVELHRQASPIQAPLALVSPYRFLPPISPHLAAHEAGVQIDLSHLIDCANQLNVYADTVLIEGAGGWFAPLSDSLRIADLAVALEAPVILVVGMRLGCINHALLSVQSILSSGLPLAGWIANQVDPNMARHAENLDYLSKNIPAPLLAEIEFNPLAREGCLNEKAIIHLQLQK; via the coding sequence ATGCCCATTGCTCCGCGTTACTTTATTACCGGCACTGACACCGAAGTTGGCAAGAGCATTGCCACCGCACAGCTACTGCGCTGTTTAAACAAAAATAATATACGTGCAGTAGGTATGAAGCCTGCAGCCTCAGGCTGCATACAGCACGGAGACATACTCATCAATGATGATGTAGAACTACACCGCCAAGCCAGCCCGATACAAGCCCCCCTCGCGCTGGTGAGCCCCTATCGTTTTTTACCACCCATTTCCCCACACTTGGCTGCACATGAAGCGGGTGTGCAAATTGATTTAAGCCACCTAATTGATTGCGCCAATCAACTCAATGTTTATGCCGACACGGTATTGATTGAAGGCGCGGGTGGCTGGTTTGCACCGCTATCTGATTCGCTGCGCATTGCGGATTTGGCCGTCGCGCTTGAAGCGCCAGTTATTTTGGTGGTCGGCATGCGCCTGGGTTGCATCAATCACGCATTATTAAGTGTGCAGTCTATTTTAAGCTCAGGTCTACCGCTGGCGGGTTGGATTGCCAATCAAGTTGATCCAAACATGGCGCGCCATGCAGAAAATCTAGACTATCTAAGCAAAAACATTCCAGCCCCATTACTCGCGGAAATTGAATTTAACCCTTTAGCGCGCGAAGGCTGTCTCAATGAGAAAGCAATTATTCATCTGCAATTGCAGAAATAA